A window of the Equus asinus isolate D_3611 breed Donkey chromosome 20, EquAss-T2T_v2, whole genome shotgun sequence genome harbors these coding sequences:
- the LOC106831601 gene encoding olfactory receptor 52R1-like produces MMLASDNNSSHPVSFILLGIPGLEHSQFWIAFPLGAMYVVAIVGNITILHIIRTDHTLHEPMYLFLVMLATTDLVLSSSTQPKMLAILWFHDHEIEYHACLIQVFFIHAFSSVESGVLMTMALDRYVAICFPLRHPNILTPSVVGKLGAVVMVRGLLWVSPFCFMVSRMPFCPNKVIPQSYCEHMAVLKLVCADTTINRAYGLFVAFSVVGFDTIVISISYVMILRTVLGLPSGEARLKAFGTCASHICVILALYVPALFTFLTHRFGHHVPRVVHIMFANLYLLVPPMLNPIIYGVRTKQIRDRVIQGCCGKDP; encoded by the coding sequence ATGATGCTGGCTTCAGACAACAACTCTTCTCATCCTGTGTCCTTCATCCTGCTTGGGATCCCAGGACTTGAGCATTCCCAATTTTGGATTGCCTTTCCACTAGGTGCCATGTATGTTGTGGCTATAGTTGGCAATATCACTATCCTTCATATAATCCGAACTGACCACACCCTGCATGAACCCATGTACCTCTTTCTGGTTATGCTGGCTACCACTGACCTGGTCCTCTCCTCTTCCACTCAACCTAAAATGCTGGCTATACTCTGGTTTCATGATCATGAGATTGAATACCATGCCTGCCTCATCCAGGTCTTCTTCATTCATGCCTTTTCTTCTGTGGAGTCTGGGGTGCTCATGACTATGGCCTTGGACCGTTATGTGGCTATCTGCTTCCCACTCCGCCACCCTAATATCCTCACTCCATCTGTTGTGGGTAAACTGGGGGCAGTAGTGATGGTGAGAGGGCTGCTGTGGGTAAGCCCCTTCTGCTTCATGGTCTCCAGGATGCCTTTCTGTCCCAACAAGGTCATTCCCCAGTCATACTGTGAGCACATGGCTGTGCTGAAGCTGGTGTGTGCTGACACTACCATAAATCGTGCATATGGGCTCTTTGTGGCCTTCTCTGTGGTTGGCTTTGATACGATTGTCATCAGTATATCCTATGTGATGATTTTGAGAACTGTGCTGGGGTTGCCCTCTGGTGAAGCCCGGCTCAAGGCTTTTGGCACATGTGCTTCCCATATTTGTGTCATCTTGGCTCTTTACGTCCCAGCCCTCTTTACTTTCCTCACCCACCGCTTTGGACATCATGTGCCCCGAGTGGTACACATCATGTTCGCTAATCTCTATTTACTGGTCCCTCCCATGCTCAACCCCATCATTTACGGAGTTAGAACCAAACAGATCAGGGACAGGGTTATTCAAGGATGTTGTGGCAAAGACCCCTGA